Proteins encoded within one genomic window of Bradyrhizobium sp. CB1717:
- a CDS encoding ABC transporter substrate-binding protein has translation MRTAFWLAGAAALVLASPAFAGDTIKIGFVSTFSGPTAVIGNDMRNSFELALDHLGRKMDGKPVEVIYEDDGQKPDVGKQKTEKLVQSDKVDFIVGYIWSNVLLASLKTAVDSKTFLISANAGPSQLAGELCSPYVFSTSWQNDQTPQAMGLYMNQKGVKSVFLIGPNYAAGKDMLAGLKNTFKGEIKGEEYTVWPSQLDFSAELSKARASGAESIFVFYPGAAGVQFLNQYAQAGLKSTMPLYTAFTVDELSLPLQKENALGVPGAQEWVNDLPNEQNKRFVADYRKKYTGLRPTYYGAQTYDAAQLINSAVVAVKGDTSKKDAMKAEMEKANFKSLRGAFKYGNNHIPVQSFYLQDVVKDAEGQLALKTVATIVENDQDRFHDKCQMK, from the coding sequence ATGAGGACGGCATTCTGGCTGGCGGGCGCAGCGGCGCTGGTGCTGGCGAGCCCGGCATTCGCCGGCGACACCATCAAGATCGGTTTCGTCTCGACCTTCAGCGGGCCGACCGCCGTGATCGGCAACGACATGCGCAACTCCTTCGAGTTGGCGCTCGATCATCTCGGCCGCAAGATGGACGGCAAGCCGGTCGAGGTGATCTACGAGGACGATGGCCAGAAGCCCGACGTCGGCAAGCAGAAGACCGAAAAGCTGGTGCAGTCCGACAAGGTCGACTTCATCGTCGGCTACATCTGGTCGAACGTGCTCCTGGCCTCGCTCAAGACCGCGGTGGATTCGAAGACCTTCCTGATCTCGGCCAATGCCGGCCCGTCGCAGCTCGCCGGCGAGCTGTGCTCGCCTTACGTGTTCTCGACCTCGTGGCAGAACGACCAGACGCCGCAGGCCATGGGCCTCTACATGAACCAGAAGGGCGTCAAAAGCGTCTTCCTGATCGGGCCGAACTACGCGGCCGGCAAGGACATGCTCGCGGGCCTCAAGAACACCTTCAAGGGTGAGATCAAGGGCGAGGAATACACGGTTTGGCCGAGCCAGCTCGACTTCTCCGCCGAGCTCTCCAAGGCCCGCGCTTCCGGCGCCGAGTCGATCTTCGTGTTCTATCCCGGTGCCGCCGGCGTGCAGTTCCTCAACCAATATGCGCAAGCCGGGCTGAAGAGCACGATGCCGCTCTACACCGCCTTCACCGTCGACGAGCTGTCGCTGCCGCTGCAGAAGGAGAACGCGTTAGGGGTGCCTGGCGCGCAGGAATGGGTGAACGACCTGCCCAACGAGCAGAACAAGCGCTTTGTCGCCGACTACCGCAAGAAGTACACCGGCCTGCGTCCGACCTATTACGGCGCCCAGACCTATGACGCCGCCCAGCTCATCAACAGCGCTGTGGTTGCGGTGAAGGGCGACACCAGCAAGAAGGACGCGATGAAGGCCGAGATGGAGAAGGCCAACTTCAAGTCGCTGCGCGGCGCGTTCAAATACGGCAACAACCACATCCCGGTGCAGAGCTTCTATCTCCAGGACGTGGTCAAGGACGCCGAAGGCCAGCTCGCGCTGAAGACCGTCGCGACGATCGTCGAGAACGACCAGGATCGTTTTCACGACAAGTGTCAGATGAAGTGA
- a CDS encoding NAD(P)/FAD-dependent oxidoreductase: MATNPHRVVIVGAGFGGLEATYRLAGAPVEITLIDRRNHHLFQPLLYQVATASLATSEIAWPIRHLMRDRREVTTLFATVSGVDAERRCVLIDDGSEVPYDTLVLATGARHAYFGHDEWEAWAPGLKTLEDATTLRRHILVAFERAERETDPKKRAARLTFVIVGAGPTGVELAGTIAEMAHHTLPADFRNIDTHKARVVLIEAGPRVLAGFPDELSAYAQASLEKIGVEVVLGQAVTEINREGVVFGGQLLEAKTRIWAAGVRASPAAEWLGAPSDRAGRVQVEADLTIPSHPEIFAIGDTVLINAWDGKPVPGIAPAAKQQGRHVAETIKARLRGAPTGPFRYKHSGNLAQIGKRLAIIDFGKVKLRGTIAWWIWGIAHIYFLIGLRHRLSVALSWLWIYSRDQRAARLITQGSSKVV; this comes from the coding sequence ATGGCCACAAATCCCCATCGCGTCGTCATCGTCGGAGCCGGCTTCGGCGGGCTGGAGGCGACCTACCGACTTGCGGGTGCGCCGGTCGAGATCACGCTGATCGACCGCCGCAACCACCACCTGTTTCAGCCGCTGCTCTACCAGGTCGCGACCGCCTCGCTCGCGACCAGCGAGATCGCCTGGCCGATCCGGCATCTGATGCGCGACCGGCGCGAGGTGACGACGCTGTTTGCCACCGTGAGCGGCGTCGATGCCGAGCGGCGCTGCGTGCTGATCGACGACGGCAGCGAAGTGCCCTACGACACGCTGGTGCTCGCGACCGGCGCGCGGCACGCCTATTTCGGCCATGACGAATGGGAGGCATGGGCGCCGGGGCTGAAGACGCTGGAGGATGCGACCACGTTGCGCCGGCACATCCTGGTGGCGTTCGAGCGCGCCGAGCGCGAGACCGATCCGAAAAAGCGCGCCGCGCGATTGACCTTCGTCATCGTCGGCGCCGGCCCGACCGGCGTCGAGCTCGCCGGCACCATCGCCGAGATGGCGCATCACACCCTGCCCGCCGACTTCCGCAACATCGATACCCACAAGGCGCGCGTGGTGCTGATCGAGGCCGGTCCGCGCGTACTCGCCGGTTTTCCCGACGAACTGTCGGCTTACGCGCAGGCCTCGCTGGAAAAGATCGGCGTCGAGGTCGTGCTGGGACAGGCCGTCACCGAGATCAACCGCGAGGGCGTCGTGTTCGGCGGTCAGCTGCTCGAGGCGAAGACACGAATCTGGGCCGCCGGCGTGCGCGCCTCGCCCGCCGCCGAATGGCTCGGTGCACCTAGCGATCGCGCCGGCCGCGTGCAGGTCGAAGCCGACCTCACCATTCCCAGCCATCCCGAGATCTTCGCGATCGGCGACACCGTCTTGATCAACGCCTGGGACGGCAAGCCGGTGCCCGGCATCGCACCGGCCGCCAAGCAGCAGGGACGACATGTCGCCGAAACCATCAAGGCGCGCCTGCGCGGCGCTCCGACGGGTCCGTTCCGCTACAAGCATTCCGGCAACCTCGCGCAGATCGGCAAGCGGCTCGCGATCATCGATTTCGGCAAGGTCAAGCTGCGCGGCACCATCGCATGGTGGATCTGGGGCATCGCCCACATCTACTTCCTGATCGGCCTCCGCCACCGCCTCAGCGTCGCCCTGAGCTGGCTCTGGATCTACTCGCGAGACCAGCGAGCGGCGCGGTTGATCACGCAGGGATCGAGCAAGGTGGTGTAG
- a CDS encoding ABC transporter substrate-binding protein — MKHLKWTLALAASLVTGAANAEISDNVVRIGVLNDISGIFQDTNGMGSVEAARMAAEDFNGGAKGIKVEIVYADHQNKADVGNAIARKWLDVEGVDAIVDVPNSAVGLSINTLLRDSRMTFLASSTASSDLTGKACSPNTIQWVNDAWATGNTTAAAMMSRGGKDWYFLTVDYALGKGIEAEAQKYIEGHGGKVLGSSKHPLGTSDFASFLLQAQGSKAQVIGLANAGGDTINAVKQAAEFGIQQSGQKLVAFLLFINDVHGMGIKVAQGLQLMEAFYWDMNDDTRAFAKRFAARPGMNGKMPSGNQAGVYASTLAYLNAVAATGSDNAKDAVPEMKKFSGKDKLFGDTTIRQDGRVVHPMYLFEVKKPEESKYPYDYYKLVSTIPADQAFRPLAEGGCELVK; from the coding sequence ATGAAGCATCTGAAGTGGACGCTCGCGCTGGCCGCGAGCCTGGTGACCGGCGCGGCGAATGCCGAGATCTCCGACAACGTCGTGCGCATCGGCGTGCTCAACGATATCTCCGGCATCTTCCAGGACACCAACGGCATGGGTTCGGTCGAAGCCGCGCGCATGGCGGCGGAGGATTTCAACGGCGGGGCTAAGGGCATCAAGGTCGAGATCGTCTATGCCGATCACCAGAACAAGGCCGATGTCGGCAATGCCATTGCGCGCAAATGGCTCGACGTCGAAGGCGTCGACGCCATCGTCGACGTGCCGAATTCGGCCGTCGGCCTCTCCATCAACACGCTGCTGCGCGACAGCCGCATGACCTTCCTGGCCTCGTCCACGGCAAGCTCCGATCTCACCGGCAAGGCCTGCTCGCCCAACACCATCCAGTGGGTCAACGACGCCTGGGCGACCGGCAACACCACGGCAGCCGCAATGATGTCGCGCGGCGGCAAGGACTGGTATTTCCTCACGGTCGACTATGCGCTCGGCAAGGGCATCGAGGCGGAGGCGCAGAAATACATCGAGGGGCATGGCGGCAAGGTGCTGGGCTCCTCGAAGCATCCGCTCGGCACGTCGGACTTCGCGTCCTTCCTGTTGCAGGCGCAGGGCTCGAAGGCGCAGGTGATTGGGCTGGCCAATGCCGGCGGCGACACCATCAATGCGGTGAAGCAGGCCGCCGAGTTCGGCATCCAGCAGAGCGGGCAGAAGCTCGTCGCGTTCCTGCTCTTCATCAACGACGTCCACGGCATGGGCATCAAGGTCGCGCAGGGCCTCCAGCTCATGGAAGCCTTCTACTGGGACATGAACGACGACACCCGCGCGTTCGCCAAGCGTTTTGCCGCACGGCCCGGCATGAACGGCAAGATGCCGAGCGGCAACCAGGCCGGCGTGTATGCCTCCACGCTCGCTTATCTCAATGCGGTTGCGGCCACCGGCAGCGACAATGCCAAGGACGCCGTGCCCGAGATGAAGAAGTTTAGCGGCAAGGACAAGCTGTTCGGCGACACCACAATCCGCCAGGACGGCCGCGTCGTGCATCCGATGTACCTGTTCGAGGTGAAGAAGCCGGAAGAGTCGAAATATCCGTACGACTACTACAAGCTGGTCTCGACGATTCCCGCGGACCAGGCGTTCCGCCCGCTGGCGGAAGGCGGGTGCGAGCTGGTGAAGTAA
- a CDS encoding 2Fe-2S iron-sulfur cluster-binding protein codes for MPAITFIHPDGKSDRVETAGGESAMQAATRHGLDGILAECGGNAMCATCHVYVDESWLARLPAVAGDEDALLDGTAAERLPNSRLSCQINITPELDGLVLRLPERQV; via the coding sequence ATGCCCGCCATCACCTTCATTCATCCCGACGGCAAGTCCGACCGCGTCGAGACCGCAGGCGGCGAGAGCGCCATGCAGGCCGCGACCCGTCACGGCCTCGACGGCATCCTGGCCGAATGCGGCGGCAACGCCATGTGCGCGACCTGCCACGTCTATGTCGACGAGAGCTGGCTCGCGCGCCTGCCCGCGGTGGCCGGCGACGAGGACGCGCTGCTCGACGGCACCGCCGCCGAGCGGCTGCCGAACAGCCGGCTGTCCTGCCAGATCAACATCACGCCCGAACTCGACGGGCTCGTGCTGCGTCTGCCGGAACGGCAGGTCTGA
- a CDS encoding cytochrome P450 encodes MSAPGSAVSGVPHLDVDPFDMTFFADPYPTHELLREAGPVVYLDKWKVYGVARYAEVHAVLNDPATFCSSRGVGLSDFKKETPWRPPSLILEADPPAHTRTRAVLSKVLSPTVMKQVRDRFAAAAEERVDALIEKRSFDAITDLAEAYPLSIFPDALGLKPEGREHLIPYASVVFNAFGPPNQLRQEAIERSMPHQAYVAEQCQRENLAPGGFGACIHAQVDEGAISAAEAPLLVRSLLSAGLDTTVNGIGAAIYCLARFPDQWRRLRNDLSLARSAFEEAVRFESPVQTFFRTTTRAVELSGARIGEGEKVLMFLAAANRDPRRWDQPDSYDITRRTSGHVGFGSGIHMCVGQLVARLEGEVMLTALARRVAKIEITGEPKRRFNNTLRGLDSLPVTITPA; translated from the coding sequence ATGAGCGCACCCGGCTCCGCCGTATCAGGCGTCCCGCATCTCGACGTCGATCCCTTCGATATGACGTTTTTTGCCGACCCCTATCCCACGCATGAGCTGCTGCGGGAGGCGGGTCCGGTGGTCTATCTCGACAAGTGGAAGGTCTACGGCGTGGCGCGCTATGCCGAGGTTCATGCCGTGCTGAACGATCCCGCCACCTTCTGCTCCAGCCGCGGTGTCGGCCTGTCCGACTTCAAGAAGGAGACGCCGTGGCGGCCGCCGAGCCTGATCCTGGAGGCCGATCCCCCGGCGCACACCCGCACCCGCGCCGTGCTCTCAAAAGTGCTGTCGCCGACGGTGATGAAGCAGGTGCGCGACCGCTTCGCCGCCGCGGCGGAGGAACGGGTGGATGCGCTGATCGAAAAGCGCAGCTTTGATGCGATCACCGATCTCGCCGAGGCCTATCCGCTGTCGATCTTTCCTGATGCGCTCGGGCTGAAGCCAGAGGGTCGCGAACACCTGATCCCCTATGCGAGCGTCGTGTTCAACGCGTTCGGCCCGCCCAACCAGCTGCGCCAGGAGGCGATCGAACGTTCGATGCCTCACCAGGCCTATGTCGCCGAGCAATGCCAGCGCGAGAACCTTGCGCCCGGCGGCTTTGGCGCCTGCATCCATGCACAGGTCGACGAGGGCGCCATCTCGGCCGCCGAGGCGCCGCTGCTGGTGCGCTCGCTGCTGTCGGCGGGCCTCGATACCACCGTCAACGGCATCGGCGCGGCGATCTATTGTCTCGCACGCTTTCCCGATCAGTGGCGGCGCCTGCGCAATGATCTCTCGCTGGCGCGCAGTGCCTTCGAGGAGGCGGTGCGGTTCGAGAGCCCGGTGCAGACCTTCTTCCGCACCACCACGCGCGCGGTCGAGCTGTCAGGCGCGCGGATCGGCGAGGGCGAGAAGGTGCTGATGTTCCTTGCCGCGGCCAATCGCGATCCGCGGCGCTGGGACCAGCCGGACAGCTACGACATCACCCGCCGCACCTCCGGCCATGTCGGCTTCGGCTCCGGCATCCACATGTGCGTCGGCCAACTCGTCGCCCGCCTCGAAGGCGAGGTGATGCTGACGGCGCTGGCGCGACGCGTCGCGAAGATCGAGATCACGGGCGAGCCGAAGCGCCGCTTCAACAACACCCTACGCGGGCTCGACAGCCTGCCTGTCACCATCACCCCGGCCTGA
- a CDS encoding MarR family winged helix-turn-helix transcriptional regulator, which yields MPPSSTRARQKPAPTDAGPTLDLERYVPAFITFIANKLSNSATAFYQKQFGVNVTEWRIMSLLAIEPGIPASRICHVIGFDKGPVSRTLAGLEKRGLISIRTDPNDGRTHSIALTARGRATHDKVIAAAFERERRLLSCLNKDEREVLIDLLRRLHENLGAVTDSSYT from the coding sequence ATGCCGCCGTCTTCGACCAGAGCCCGCCAGAAGCCCGCGCCCACGGATGCGGGGCCGACGCTCGACCTCGAGCGTTACGTGCCGGCGTTCATCACCTTCATCGCCAACAAGCTCTCGAACAGCGCGACCGCGTTCTACCAGAAGCAGTTCGGCGTCAACGTGACGGAATGGCGGATCATGTCGCTGCTGGCGATCGAGCCCGGAATTCCCGCCTCGCGCATCTGCCACGTCATCGGCTTCGACAAGGGCCCGGTGAGCCGGACGCTGGCGGGCCTCGAGAAGCGCGGGCTGATCTCGATCCGCACCGACCCCAACGACGGCCGCACCCATTCGATCGCGCTGACGGCAAGGGGCCGCGCCACGCATGACAAGGTGATCGCGGCAGCGTTCGAGCGCGAGCGGCGCCTGCTGTCCTGCCTGAACAAGGACGAGCGCGAGGTGCTGATCGACCTGCTTCGCCGGCTGCACGAGAATCTCGGCGCGGTGACCGACAGCAGCTACACCTGA
- a CDS encoding feruloyl-CoA synthase, translated as MTTAPRGDASDLFAAPKTVAEHRADGSIVLRSPEPLGEGARCIGDWLEHFARQTPDTIFLAERGGIDAPWTTVTYAQALRQVRGAASWILAQGLSAERPLAILSDNSIDHALLALAAQHVGVASAAISPAYSLMSKDFDKLKSMIALLEPGAIYVSATKPFTAALAAIKPLHKAQVISGNADDADVLAFRSIAATPETPDVARAFAAVTPDTIAKFLFTSGSTGTPKAVINTQRMLTSSQQAKAQTWTFLEQARGDLIILDWLPWSHTFGANHNFNLVLRNGGSLYIDGGKPAPGLFATSLANLKSVMPTVYFNVPRGFDMLIAALRGDEELRRRFFSEVKFAFYAGAALPQNLWDALEQLSVETVGRALPMVSAWGSTETSPLATDCHFLAERSGNIGVPIPGTELKLVPSGDKLEVRVRGPNVTPGYWKAPELTKQAFDEEGFYLIGDAVKLADSARPERGLFFDGRVAEDFKLNSGTWVSVGTLRVAGIAALAPLAQDIVVSGHGGDEVRFLVFPNIAACRAHADLPETAAVTDVLVHAKVRSAIAQGLARLKQQSANSSGHATRALLLAEPPSVDGGEITDKGYINQRAVLTRRADAVTRLNDDASGEWVGL; from the coding sequence ATGACAACCGCCCCACGCGGTGACGCGTCAGATCTGTTCGCTGCGCCGAAAACCGTTGCCGAGCATCGCGCCGACGGCAGCATCGTGTTGCGCTCGCCGGAACCCTTGGGCGAGGGCGCCCGCTGCATCGGCGACTGGCTGGAGCATTTTGCGCGGCAGACACCCGACACAATCTTCCTCGCCGAGCGTGGAGGCATCGACGCGCCATGGACCACCGTCACCTACGCGCAGGCGCTGCGGCAGGTGCGCGGGGCGGCGTCATGGATCCTCGCGCAAGGCCTCAGCGCGGAGCGCCCGCTCGCGATCCTTTCCGACAACAGCATCGACCACGCGCTGCTCGCGCTGGCCGCCCAGCATGTCGGCGTGGCCTCGGCGGCGATCTCGCCGGCCTACTCGCTGATGTCGAAAGATTTCGACAAGCTCAAGAGCATGATCGCGCTGCTCGAGCCGGGCGCGATCTATGTCTCTGCGACCAAGCCGTTTACGGCCGCGCTGGCTGCGATCAAGCCGCTGCACAAGGCGCAGGTCATCAGCGGCAATGCCGATGACGCCGATGTGCTCGCGTTCCGCAGCATCGCGGCAACGCCCGAGACCCCCGACGTCGCAAGGGCCTTCGCCGCAGTGACGCCGGATACGATCGCAAAATTCCTGTTCACCTCGGGTTCGACCGGTACGCCGAAAGCCGTCATCAACACCCAGCGCATGCTGACCTCGAGCCAGCAGGCCAAGGCGCAGACCTGGACCTTCCTCGAGCAGGCGCGCGGCGATCTCATCATCCTCGACTGGCTGCCCTGGAGTCACACGTTCGGCGCCAACCACAATTTCAATCTCGTGCTGCGCAACGGCGGCTCGCTCTATATCGACGGCGGCAAGCCCGCGCCGGGTCTGTTTGCGACATCGCTCGCCAATTTGAAAAGCGTGATGCCGACGGTCTATTTCAACGTGCCGCGCGGTTTCGACATGTTGATCGCGGCGCTGCGCGGTGACGAGGAACTGCGTCGTCGCTTCTTTAGCGAAGTGAAATTCGCCTTCTATGCCGGCGCGGCGCTGCCGCAGAACCTCTGGGATGCGCTCGAGCAGCTGTCCGTCGAGACCGTCGGTCGTGCGCTGCCGATGGTCTCGGCCTGGGGCTCGACCGAGACCTCGCCGCTTGCCACCGACTGTCATTTCCTCGCCGAGCGCTCCGGCAATATCGGCGTGCCGATTCCCGGCACCGAGCTGAAGCTCGTCCCGTCAGGCGACAAGCTGGAGGTGCGCGTGCGCGGTCCCAACGTCACGCCGGGCTATTGGAAGGCGCCCGAGCTGACGAAGCAGGCATTCGACGAGGAGGGGTTTTATCTGATCGGCGATGCGGTGAAGCTTGCCGATAGCGCGCGGCCGGAGCGCGGCCTGTTCTTCGACGGTCGCGTCGCGGAAGACTTCAAGCTCAATTCCGGCACCTGGGTTAGCGTCGGCACGCTGCGCGTTGCCGGCATCGCCGCGCTGGCACCGCTCGCGCAGGATATCGTCGTGTCGGGGCACGGCGGCGACGAGGTGCGCTTCCTGGTGTTTCCGAATATCGCGGCCTGCCGCGCCCATGCCGACCTGCCCGAGACGGCAGCGGTGACCGATGTGCTGGTGCATGCCAAGGTCCGCAGCGCGATCGCGCAGGGTCTCGCAAGGCTGAAGCAGCAGAGCGCAAATTCTTCCGGTCACGCCACGCGCGCATTGCTGCTGGCCGAGCCGCCATCGGTCGACGGCGGCGAGATCACCGACAAGGGCTACATCAACCAGCGCGCGGTGTTGACGCGGCGGGCGGATGCGGTGACGCGGCTGAATGATGATGCGTCGGGTGAGTGGGTTGGGCTGTAG
- a CDS encoding MarR family winged helix-turn-helix transcriptional regulator, with the protein MTASAAQTSPRKRSGNGGVRRNDADEIGLDALVGHAGYAVRRFQLWIFQDFVRTLGDVDIRPTQYSVLTVIGANPGLSQMAVAKRLGIERARLVHLLDSLEQRKYVKRVKSKADRRSHALHLTAQGATALAKFKRLAAEHERNVAAKIGKENREQLLRILAGFT; encoded by the coding sequence GTGACAGCCAGTGCAGCCCAGACGTCCCCGCGCAAACGATCCGGCAACGGCGGAGTGCGACGCAATGACGCCGACGAGATCGGCCTCGACGCCCTGGTCGGCCACGCCGGCTATGCGGTGCGGCGCTTCCAGCTCTGGATCTTCCAGGACTTCGTCAGGACGCTCGGCGATGTCGACATCCGGCCGACGCAATATTCGGTGCTGACGGTGATCGGCGCCAATCCGGGCCTGTCGCAGATGGCGGTGGCAAAACGCCTCGGCATCGAGCGCGCCCGCCTGGTGCATCTGCTCGACAGCCTCGAGCAGCGCAAATACGTGAAGCGGGTCAAGTCGAAGGCGGACCGGCGCTCCCATGCGCTGCACCTCACCGCGCAGGGCGCCACCGCGCTGGCGAAGTTCAAGCGGCTGGCGGCCGAGCACGAGCGAAATGTCGCGGCCAAGATCGGCAAGGAGAACCGGGAGCAGCTGCTTCGGATCCTCGCCGGCTTCACCTGA
- the atzF gene encoding allophanate hydrolase, which yields MGAEQPETIAAIVAAHRAGTMTPAEMIARTYQRIRDHNDPAVFISLREEKDAIAEAEKLATKDAASLPLYGVPVAVKDNIDALGFPTTAACPAFSYTPTHDSTAVERLRAAGAIIIGKTNLDQFATGLVGVRSPYGIPRNSIREDLIPGGSSSGSATAVGAGLVPLSLGTDTAGSGRVPAMLNNIVGLKPSLGMISTAGLVPACRTLDCISVFALTVDDAALALSVMAGPDQADPFSRDRPLGPLTPFPANLRLGVPRNGQLIFFGDKKAEGAYADALKRWTALGADLVEFDLEPFYETARLLYEGPWVAERYLVIKNLLASAPDSIHPVTREITAAGARLTAADTFSALYRLQGLRKIAERTFANIDALLLPTAPTTYTTAQALANPIELNSRLGTYTNFVNLLDLCGLAVPASMRSDGVPFGITLLAPAGRDAMLASIGRVFHADTKLTVGAKGVPQAPLAPLPAGSVDEIPIAVVGAHLSGMALNGELKALSGRLVEATKTAPDYKLYALQTTPPKPGMLRVEAGKGAAIELEIWSLSSSAFGKFVNAIPAPMAIGTIRLADGRSVKGFLVEPEVLGEAREITSYGGWRKFVAEAATA from the coding sequence ATGGGGGCTGAGCAGCCTGAAACGATCGCCGCGATTGTGGCCGCGCATCGCGCGGGAACGATGACGCCGGCGGAGATGATCGCACGGACCTACCAGCGCATCCGCGACCACAACGATCCCGCCGTCTTCATCAGCCTGCGCGAGGAGAAGGACGCGATCGCGGAGGCCGAAAAGCTCGCTACGAAGGATGCCGCCAGCCTGCCGCTCTATGGCGTGCCGGTCGCGGTGAAGGACAATATCGACGCGCTGGGCTTTCCAACCACGGCGGCCTGCCCGGCCTTCTCCTACACCCCGACGCATGACTCGACCGCCGTGGAGCGCCTGCGCGCGGCGGGCGCCATCATCATCGGCAAGACCAATCTCGATCAGTTCGCAACCGGCCTCGTCGGCGTGCGCTCGCCTTATGGCATCCCCAGGAATTCAATTCGCGAAGACCTCATTCCCGGCGGATCGAGCTCGGGATCGGCGACCGCCGTTGGCGCCGGGCTGGTCCCGCTGTCGCTGGGCACGGACACTGCCGGCTCAGGGCGCGTGCCGGCGATGCTGAACAACATCGTCGGGCTGAAGCCGAGCCTCGGCATGATCTCGACCGCGGGGCTGGTGCCGGCCTGCCGCACGCTCGACTGCATCTCGGTGTTCGCCTTGACGGTCGACGACGCTGCGCTCGCGCTGTCGGTGATGGCCGGCCCCGACCAGGCCGATCCGTTTTCGCGCGATCGGCCGCTTGGCCCGCTTACGCCGTTCCCTGCGAATCTGCGCCTCGGCGTACCGCGCAACGGACAGCTCATCTTCTTCGGCGACAAGAAGGCGGAAGGTGCTTACGCCGATGCGCTGAAGCGCTGGACCGCGCTTGGGGCTGATCTGGTCGAGTTCGACCTCGAGCCGTTCTACGAGACGGCGCGGCTGCTGTATGAAGGGCCGTGGGTCGCCGAGCGCTATCTCGTGATCAAGAATCTGCTGGCGTCCGCGCCTGATTCGATTCATCCCGTGACGCGCGAGATCACCGCGGCCGGCGCGCGGCTGACCGCGGCGGATACCTTCTCCGCGCTCTATCGCCTGCAGGGCCTGCGCAAGATCGCCGAGCGCACGTTTGCGAACATCGACGCACTGTTGCTGCCGACCGCCCCGACGACCTATACGACCGCGCAGGCGCTCGCCAATCCGATCGAGCTCAACAGCCGGCTCGGCACCTACACCAACTTTGTGAATTTGCTCGACCTCTGCGGCCTCGCCGTGCCGGCTTCGATGCGCAGCGATGGCGTACCGTTCGGCATCACCCTGCTCGCGCCCGCCGGACGCGATGCGATGCTCGCCAGCATCGGCCGGGTGTTCCACGCGGATACGAAGCTGACGGTCGGGGCGAAGGGCGTTCCGCAAGCACCGCTCGCCCCGCTCCCTGCAGGCAGCGTCGACGAGATTCCAATCGCAGTGGTCGGCGCGCATCTCTCCGGCATGGCGCTGAACGGCGAGTTGAAGGCCCTGAGCGGCAGGCTGGTCGAGGCGACGAAAACTGCGCCAGACTACAAGCTCTACGCGCTTCAGACCACGCCGCCGAAGCCGGGCATGCTGCGCGTCGAGGCCGGCAAAGGCGCTGCGATCGAGCTGGAGATCTGGTCGCTGTCGTCGTCCGCCTTCGGCAAGTTCGTCAACGCAATTCCCGCGCCGATGGCGATCGGTACGATCCGGCTCGCCGACGGCCGCAGCGTGAAGGGTTTTCTCGTCGAGCCAGAAGTGCTGGGCGAAGCCCGGGAGATCACGAGCTATGGCGGCTGGCGGAAGTTCGTGGCGGAAGCTGCGACAGCGTAG
- a CDS encoding GntR family transcriptional regulator — protein sequence MTLDDLPPGTLPAEPVVPRVDRALPSMQKVTRAEELRLQLADEIVRGTLAPGSPLDETDIARRFSVSRTPVREALRQLVASGLVEARPHRGAVVAQPSIERLKSMFEAMAELEALCAGLAAERMSPAERHALEAVHEELRLLSYAGNPERFHEVNERFHNTIYAGSQNGYIAEITLATRVRVQPFRRAQFRNLGRLAKSQAEHDRVVVAIMRGDKQGAAAAMRAHIELVRGEYEIYAVSV from the coding sequence ATGACGCTTGACGATCTTCCGCCCGGGACACTGCCGGCCGAGCCGGTGGTGCCCCGCGTCGACCGGGCACTGCCGTCGATGCAGAAGGTCACGCGCGCCGAGGAGCTGCGTCTTCAGCTTGCCGACGAGATCGTGCGCGGAACCCTGGCGCCGGGCTCGCCGCTGGACGAGACCGACATCGCGCGGCGCTTCAGCGTGTCGCGCACGCCGGTGCGTGAGGCGCTGCGGCAACTGGTGGCGAGCGGCCTCGTCGAGGCACGGCCGCATCGCGGCGCGGTGGTGGCGCAGCCCTCGATCGAGCGGCTGAAGAGCATGTTCGAGGCGATGGCCGAGCTCGAGGCGCTGTGCGCCGGCCTTGCCGCCGAGCGCATGTCCCCCGCCGAGCGCCATGCGCTCGAGGCCGTCCACGAAGAGCTGCGGCTCTTGAGCTACGCCGGCAATCCCGAGCGCTTCCACGAGGTCAACGAGCGCTTCCACAACACGATCTATGCGGGCTCGCAGAACGGCTACATCGCCGAGATCACGCTGGCCACGCGCGTCCGCGTGCAGCCGTTCCGCCGCGCCCAGTTCCGCAACCTCGGCCGCCTCGCCAAGTCGCAGGCCGAGCACGACCGCGTCGTCGTCGCCATCATGCGCGGCGACAAGCAGGGCGCCGCCGCCGCGATGCGCGCGCACATCGAACTGGTGCGCGGGGAGTACGAGATCTACGCGGTGTCGGTGTAG